TGAGCGCCCGCAATCACGTCGAATTCGCCATCGAATCGATGGACACAGACGACGACTCGGACGCCGTGCTAGATCGCGTCGGACTCGGATCGGTCGCAGATCGGGCCGTCGGTGGTTTTTCGAAAGGAATGGAACAGCGGCTGGCGCTGGCATTGGCGTTGGTCGGCGAGCCGGAACTGCTCATTTTCGATGAGCCCTCAACCGGATTGGATCCCAACGGCGCGCGCAGGATGCGGACGATCGTCCGTGAGGAGTGTGACCGCGGCGCGACGGTGTTTTTCTCTAGCCACATCCTCGGACAGGTCCAAGCAGTGTGTGATCGCGTCGGCATTCTCGTGGACGGAACGATCGTCGCAGAAGACAGCATCGGAGGACTGCAGGAGACCGTCGGGACCTCAGAAACGCTTCGGGTAACACTCGACAGCCAGCCGGGTGAGACGATCGAATCGGTCAGACAGCTTCCCGACGTGAGAAACGTCTCGGTTTCCGATACTGACGGCGTCGTCTCCGTGTCGTGTCCAGCCCGTCAGAAGGTTGCTGTCATTGATACACTCCGGCAGAACGGCGCGTCGGTGCTCGACATCGAAACCAGTGAGGTGTCACTTGACGAACTGTTCGCCGCCTACACCGGAGCAGACGGATGAGTTGGCTGGTCGTCGCCAAGCGACGGCTACTCGATCCCTACCGGTCGCGGTATCTGTGGGTGGTGCTCGGCGTGACTGTACTGCTGTTCGGGGGCGGCGTCTACATGGTTACGAGGGCTGGCTTGGTCTCGATGCTTCTCGGTTTGGGTGCGTTGTTCGTCCCACTGCTGTCGATCGTTGGCAACTACCGGACGATCGCGGAACCACACCAAACCGGGAGCCTCCGAGTGGTGCTTTCTTATCCACATTCGCGTCGGGATGTCGTGGTCGGTACGGTGGTCGGGCGGAGTCTCTTCACGGTGGGCGTCGTTTCGGTCGGCTATCTCGTTGCTGGTGCGGTCGCGTTGTTCACGCTTGACGCATACAGTGTCGTACTAACCCTTGTGGTGTGGTTCGCTGCCGTGCTGTTGGGTGTCAGTCTGACGGTGTTGGCCGTCGGCGTCTCCGCGGCGTCTCGAACCGTGAACCGCGCTGCGATCGCCTCGTTCACGTTCGTGTTGCTGTTTTTCGGTGGGTGGGATCTGCTTTTGCGTGGGATCCGCTACGTGCGCAACGGGTTTTCGATGCCCCAACCACCTCAACCGGCGTGGGTCGACGTGTTCGTGGCGCTGAATCCCATGCGGGCGTTCAGTCACCTCGTCCAGCGTCTGCACCCGACGGAGACGCTGCTGTTTGAATCCGGCGTTCACACGACCGCGTGGTTCGGGATCCTCGTTCTCGTGTGCTGGGCGTTCGTGTCCGTGACGATCGGGGGCTGGCTGTTCGAACGGCGTGATTTATAACCGACCATCTCACAACGAAATCATCAAGGTGTGGTCCTGAGTACGAGCGGTGTGAGCTACGATACAGTGGTGTTCGACAGCGACGGCGTGTTGGTCGAACCCCCCACCCGTGAGACCCAATTGGGGGCCACACGGGCCGCATTCCGTGAGATGGGTGTCGAGGATGTCGATCATGAGCACCTCATGGACATCGTGAATGGTGTGACGAGTGATCGGTTGTCTGCACTTTGTGCCGGTTACGATCTGGAGCCAGCCGAGTTCTGGGCAGTTCGTGAGCGCCACGACGAACGCTCGCAGTTCGAGGCGTTCAGGGCAGGGGATCGAACGTGTTACGACGATATCGATGTCGTCTTGGAACTCTCCCAGCGCTGTGGCGTGGTGAGCAACAACCACCACAGCACGATCGAGTTCGTGCTTTCGTTTTTCGGGTTGCAGTCGGCGTTCGACACGTACTACGGTCGGCCGAAAACGATCGAAAGCCTCGCGTTGAAGAAACCGAATCCGCACTACCTCGAACGCGCACTCGCAGAACTGGAAGCCGAAAACGATTCGGCGCTGTACGTTGGTGATCGCGAGACGGACATCGTCGCCGCCGAGCGGGCGGGCATCGACTCGGCGTTCGTCCGCCGATCCCACTGCCGCGGCGTTGAGCTTGCGGCCGCGCCGACGCACGAGATCGCGGATCTCTCCGAGATCGAACCGCTCATCAGCGGCTGACCCGCCCGGACGACACCCCTGTTGATTCGTTCGCGGTGGGGCGTGGTCGCCGAGCGCGTCTGTTCGTCCGGCTACAACTGGGGGCTACGGTCCCAAGATCGAGCGGAACGTCCGATACGCCTGCCCATCAACGTCAAGCAAGCGCTTTCGGACGAAGTGCCCTTTCGCACAGCGTTTGATCTCGACGCTGCCACCCTCCTCCTTGCTGATCCGGGTGTACACTGCTGCGTCACACCACGGCTTGATGCACGTCTCCCGAGCTGGTGGCTCGTCGTCGTTCTGGTCACAACCGATACTTTTCTCTACGTCGGTGTCGTTAGGATCCATTGGTGTTCAATCCCTCGCGTTACGCGAGTCGTGCTGAACACCGCCGTTCGGGTGGTCCTAACACCCGGACACTTCGTGTGTCGAGCGGCGTTCGTGCTTCTCATCGGAATGTGTAAGTAAAAAGCTATCGAACAGGATAGATAATTGTCAATATTAGTGATCGATCAATTCTTGTGAACTATCCGGGGCACTGTGAATGTGGTTTCGGTGGAAGAGGGGACAGTGAGAGATATGGATATACGATTTCGACAAGTTATTTTCGGCTATCGGTCCTATTTTATGAGTTTGTGTCCGTTCGTGACGTATGCCGGTTGCGAGGAGGCAGAGAATTCTCGGTATGAGTCATAGAAAGTACTATATGTCGCGCGATGGTTTGATGAATTAAGTTGTCATTCGTCAATGATCGCCACCACAGTATCCAGTCCGAGCGGAGGGGTGTGTTAGATGGCAGAATCAACTGATGTCGAGAGAGCAGTCAACTCTCTTGAGGATGGGACCGAGGAGGAGCAACTCAGAGCACTACGACTCCTCCTCGACCATGCAGAAGATCAGCCAAGCGATCTTGTCCCGCATCTAGATCTCATCTGTTCATTCGCCGAAGATGAGGATGAGAACGTCCAGTCTAATGTCGCAGGGATCCTTGCAACCGTTGCTGGTCACGATCCCAGTGCTGTCATACCCTATAGTTCCGTTGTGAGTACGCTGCTCACGAGCGATGATCCGCTCGTACTCGCGTTTGCTACTGCGGCGGCAAGACGAACCACCCCAGAATCGCCCGCCGCACTATCTGAGGATGTCGATAGACTCATCGAACTATTGACTTACGAAGAAGACTGGGAGATCGATCAAGCACGGAATACGCGATTGAGAGCGGTTTCAGCACTCGGAGATCTTAGCGAAGCTGATCGTGATCTTGCTATTCGAATTGACGAACCACTCGCAGACAGACTCAATGACCCAGATCACAAGGTTCGAACCGCCACAGTAATCACGCTTACTCAGATTGGACTGGCTCACCCAAGGGCCGTCTCAACGGCACTTGATCGCCTTCCAACCCAACTAGACGATCCCGAAACTCGTCGGCCCACTATCAGCGCGTATATTCAGTTCCGCCATGAGCAACCGACCGCGATTGTTCGGCCAAGTGTAGTTGCCTCAGCACTCAGAGAAGCTGCCGAACAAGCTGATCTGGATGATGGAGAACTACAGGCAGTGAGAGAAGCGTGCCAATATATTGAAGAAAAGCTAGTAGACGGAAACTAAGCCATGGCTGACTCACTTGATACATGCTCGAATTGTGGAGATGATGTAAGTCATGTTAGAGTAGAAGAGAGCAAGAATAATGTAACATTGCAGGTTGATAGCAGCAGACAAAATACTATCGAATCTATTTCAAAAAGCTCAGTCCAAGGTGGGGCCAGTGTCTCTTTTACCGGGCCAAAGCTGTCTGGGAAAGCAGGAAGTTCCAGTGAACTGAAAGGTGCTATAAATGAAACTGATAGTGTTTCAGTAAATATTCCGATTGAGTCGGGCCCTACTATTACTTGGATTGAAAATCCAGATCCTGAACAGGATGATGTTGTTTCTGGCTGTTTGACTGAGGGATGCGACAATAATATAGCCGATAAAATAAACAGAGGGATTGAAAACATAGAGGAATTATCAAAGCAAATAGATGTAGATAATAGTCTTGAGGAAGAAGATATAGCTGAAATGTTGGATGAGAAGAGCACATTTGATTTTTCTAATAATTCTATTGATGAAATTGGTTCAATGACTGAATCTAAAAGCAAGAGTACCATTAGCCGCTATGCAGGCAAAGCGAAGAGCGGCATCGGTACCGCCGTGAGCAAGGCTCGAAGCGGTGCGAGCAGCGCTGCAACCAAGGTGGGAAGCGGCGTCAGCAGCGCCGTCGGCGCGATCAAACAGCGGGTTGGAAGCGACGGTCAGGACCCCACTCAGAACGGTGCCGTCGCCCCCGCTGGTGGGTCCTCGACGGAACAGGAGATGCCTTCACCAGAGGAGTCCCACGCCGAAGAGGCACGTCTCCACGTTTCGCCCACGGAGGAAACCGAGGTTGACACGTCGTTCTCCAACGGGGCTGTCGATCTCGCCTTCACAGACGGGGAGACCACGGTCCCGGGCACGAGGGTCCACGTGTCGCTCGACAATGATATCCCCGACGTTTCTCCCGGTGAGGACGGCTCCGTCACGGTGGGGCTCGGCAGCGATGCGGGCACCACCATGGCGGTCTCTCCCGCTGAGAACGACGAGGTCGATCGATCCTTCGGGAATGGTGACATCCAACTCTCGCTCAACGACGGGAACGTCCGTGTCGCTCCCGGTGACAACGAGATCCAGATGGAGACCGGCGACAACGGTGACGTCCAGTTTGCCGTCGGTGACGCCCCACTCACGGGCGAACCGAGCAACGATCTAGCAACGGAGCGGGACCCTGAAGCCGTCCAGAATACCACGCCACCGTCCACATCCAACGCCCCCCGAACCGAGCAGCAGGGACAGTCTTCGGTGCGAGACGACGCAATCGCGGTGACGGAAGCGACGACCAACGGCCACGAGCCGACCCGGGCTGCAAACGATAAGTGGCTTGGGCCTAATCCTCCCGAAAATCGCCCCGACTGGATGGAACAAACCGAAGAGCAGGCTTCCGATGAGCGCCAAAACGGCTACGATCGGAACAATGATGAACGCGATGAGGATCCATCCCCCAACGGCGGCCACCCTGACTTCGAGTGATGGCTCGGTACAGTGAACCGTGAAGGCTGATCCGAGCCGCTCAGGCTACTCACTTGATGGTTCATCCGGTTCGGTGTGCGCTCGGTTGCTCCACTCCTGTTTCTGTGCCCGTTCGGCGACGTGGCGTTTCCCGCCTGCAATGCGTCGATGCGCAGTGTTCTCGAAGGCGGTGATCTCGCCCAAAAACCCGTCCCGAAACTCCTCGATGACCTCGTAGCTCCAGCGGTCGTGTCCGTCGACACCCCGGGGAAGCTGTTCGTCCCGCAGCGCGTCGGCCAACTCCGTCCAGCCAGCGTCCCGAAGCAGCGTCTCTGCCCGCGCGAAATGATCCATTCCGTGACCGATGTCGTGGTGGAACTCGATGAGGGCCCCATGGGCGCGGTGGACCCACTCTGCCCCGAGTTCGATCTCGTGAAGCGCCCTGCGTTCGGTGTCGCTCAACTCGTTCGACTCGCGTTCCTCCATGAGGTGTGATAGCGCCTCACTACGAATATACCTGTCCTCGGTTCACAGGTCACTCCGAGAGCGCCCGCTGGATCGAGGTCGCTACGGTTCGGGCACGCTCTGCGAGCACGTCGGGAACGTCTCCCCGATCACAGGCCGCGTCGAGTTCGTCGTCGTCGACGCGTTCGACGGTGCCATCAGCGTGTTTGACGACATCTACATGGAGGTCGACGTAGCGTGCCGATTCGGGGAACAGTTCCACGGGCGTACAGACGTTGACGTACGTGCCTCGTCGCTTGTCCTCCGCGCTGCGGTAGACGGTTGGATACCACCAGCGCCCCTCCGTGAGTTTCGTGACGGCGGTGTCACCCGCCCGTCGTTCGATGCCGAGTGCGTCGTACGTGCCACCGGGAGACATCCGTCGCTCGATCGTGATCGTCTCGTCGGTGTGATCCGTGACCTTCCCCGGACCAAGATCGAAACACCGGCCATCGGGCTTGCCGTGACGAAGCGCGATCCGATCACCGACGTGGGGACCGAACTGACGGATTGTCACATCGAACGGAAACGAGCCAGTCGGTTCACAGACCGCTTCGGTGAAGTCGACGGCCGCACTGGCGGCGTTAGCGCCGGCTTTGATTCGGTGGTGGCCGTCCATCGTAGACGTCACCGATCGACGATGTTCATCGAGGGCAAAACGGGTTTCCCGTCCGAACCACACCCATGCCGTCGACCGCGGCGTGACCCTTCGTCGTGGATCACCCACAGCGTCTTCGAGCGCGTGATCGATGCGAGCGGCCCGCTCATTGAGGGCTTCAAGCGCCTCTGTTAGCGCGTCGAAGCTTGAATCACTCGCGCGGTCGCTCCACCGAACTGTCCACCCCTCACGTGGCTCCGTCGAGAGCAGCTCTGTGATGTCGATCGTGTTCGAAGCAGACGTGGTTTCACCGCGGACGAGACGAGCGAACCCGTTCGACACGGCGGTATCACACCGGAGTATGGGTCGGTCGTCAGTCCACGGCGGAACGGCTGTCGCCACCTGTACGCGGAGCTGATCACCGCGCTCGACGTGGTCGTTCGTGTTGGTAAACGGCAGGTACCCCTCACTCGCGCCGAGATCCACGACTGCGCCGTTGGTGGTGGTGTCTATCACGCGACCGTCGAACACCGCTTCCGGGGGAACGGGGTCGCTCCACGACAACGCATCGATTCCCCTATCGGCGATGGCGTTCGTGACGTCCTGTCCGGATGCGTCCGCAGTGCTGTCGACGCCCACACCCAGCCGGTCGTCGGTCGTCTCGATCGTGACGGTTGCTGGCGTGTCAGCAAACGATGCCGGAAAGCGCGCTTCGATCGGCTCGGAGGGCTGTACGATCTCGTACTCCTCCATCTCCGAGAGCAGCCGTGTCAACGCCGTCGCGTAGATCCCTCGGACACGAACGGTAGTCATAGTTGCTCGGAGTCGTCGACGAACCGAACGCGGTCGTGTACCGTTGGACCAAGCGTGAGCTCGACCGAACCGTCATCGAGCACGCGGCCGCCTTCGATCGGCACGCCCCAGTTCTCGAACCGGAGATACCCACGGATGTCGGCCGCGTGGGTGTAGCAGTCGACGTATTCGACCGTGTGCTCCTGGATGCCTCCGCTGCTGTGGGCGCGATCCATCTCCGAGTACACGGTATCCGTATCGAAAAACGCCGTTATCTCCGCTGCCGTCTCGCGCGTGGCGGTGACGACGTGTTCCGATGCTTCTTGGATCTCGTCCATCGACAACCCCACCGCGCGGAGCGCGGCTTGCGTTCGTTGGTCGAAGTGCATACCGTCTCTGACACCGCCGACACCGAAAAGACCGCGATCCGAAGCGAACCGGATCGATACCGAAGAGAACGGAACGCTTTCGTAGGACAGACAGGTAAAACGGCGTATGTTCACAGGGATCGTCGAGGAAACGGGGACCGTCGTCGAGGTCGATGCCACTGATGAGGGTCGTCGGCTTCGCGTCGAAGGGTCGTTCGCTGAGGAACTCACAGCTGGCCAGAGCATCGCAATCAACGGCTGCTGTCTCACGGTCGAAGACCACGACGCCGACAGTTTCGAGCTGTTTCTCTCCGCAGAGACGATCGAACGAACGTATTTCGACCAGATCGATCGTGGCGATCGCGTGAACCTCGAACGCGCGCTTGCTGCTAACGATCGGTTCGACGGCCACATCGTGCAAGGGCACGTCGATGCCACAGCGACGGTCACAGCCATCGAATCCGTCGGCGACGACTGGACGTTCGAGTTCTCGATTCCCGACAGTCTCGAGCAGTACGTCGTCGAAAAGGGATCGGTCGCTATCGACGGGATCTCGCTCACAGTGGCCACTCACGAGTCGGACGGCGAAGACACCGACGCGACGTTCACCACGGCGATCATCCCGACGACGTATGAACTAACAACGCTCTCTGAGAAGGTGGTGGGCGATCCGGTCCACATCGAAGTCGACGTACTCGCCAAATACACCGAGCGACTGTTGGCTCACGACAACGCCGAGCCGACGGCCGGCGAGCGGACCGAGCACAGCCCCATTCCCCACTGAGATCGCTCTACTCGTCGAACTCCGTCCGATCGACGGTGAGGGACGATCCGTCCTCCATCGATTCGTCTGTGAGTGTCACGTACAGCCGTCGATACCGATCGATCTTTCGAAACAGGAGATAGCCGAACAGTCCCAAAAAGACGAGTACGAACCCAAAAAACG
The sequence above is drawn from the Halocatena salina genome and encodes:
- a CDS encoding ABC transporter ATP-binding protein, giving the protein MAAIELESLHKQFDDIVALRDVDLTVHAGEVFGLLGPNGAGKSTMIDVVLDYVRPTAGTATVFGLDAQQETKAVHRRVGVLPDAYHLDGHLSARNHVEFAIESMDTDDDSDAVLDRVGLGSVADRAVGGFSKGMEQRLALALALVGEPELLIFDEPSTGLDPNGARRMRTIVREECDRGATVFFSSHILGQVQAVCDRVGILVDGTIVAEDSIGGLQETVGTSETLRVTLDSQPGETIESVRQLPDVRNVSVSDTDGVVSVSCPARQKVAVIDTLRQNGASVLDIETSEVSLDELFAAYTGADG
- a CDS encoding ABC transporter permease subunit, whose protein sequence is MSWLVVAKRRLLDPYRSRYLWVVLGVTVLLFGGGVYMVTRAGLVSMLLGLGALFVPLLSIVGNYRTIAEPHQTGSLRVVLSYPHSRRDVVVGTVVGRSLFTVGVVSVGYLVAGAVALFTLDAYSVVLTLVVWFAAVLLGVSLTVLAVGVSAASRTVNRAAIASFTFVLLFFGGWDLLLRGIRYVRNGFSMPQPPQPAWVDVFVALNPMRAFSHLVQRLHPTETLLFESGVHTTAWFGILVLVCWAFVSVTIGGWLFERRDL
- a CDS encoding HAD family hydrolase gives rise to the protein MSTSGVSYDTVVFDSDGVLVEPPTRETQLGATRAAFREMGVEDVDHEHLMDIVNGVTSDRLSALCAGYDLEPAEFWAVRERHDERSQFEAFRAGDRTCYDDIDVVLELSQRCGVVSNNHHSTIEFVLSFFGLQSAFDTYYGRPKTIESLALKKPNPHYLERALAELEAENDSALYVGDRETDIVAAERAGIDSAFVRRSHCRGVELAAAPTHEIADLSEIEPLISG
- a CDS encoding sister chromatid cohesion protein PDS5, whose protein sequence is MAESTDVERAVNSLEDGTEEEQLRALRLLLDHAEDQPSDLVPHLDLICSFAEDEDENVQSNVAGILATVAGHDPSAVIPYSSVVSTLLTSDDPLVLAFATAAARRTTPESPAALSEDVDRLIELLTYEEDWEIDQARNTRLRAVSALGDLSEADRDLAIRIDEPLADRLNDPDHKVRTATVITLTQIGLAHPRAVSTALDRLPTQLDDPETRRPTISAYIQFRHEQPTAIVRPSVVASALREAAEQADLDDGELQAVREACQYIEEKLVDGN
- a CDS encoding DUF402 domain-containing protein yields the protein MTTVRVRGIYATALTRLLSEMEEYEIVQPSEPIEARFPASFADTPATVTIETTDDRLGVGVDSTADASGQDVTNAIADRGIDALSWSDPVPPEAVFDGRVIDTTTNGAVVDLGASEGYLPFTNTNDHVERGDQLRVQVATAVPPWTDDRPILRCDTAVSNGFARLVRGETTSASNTIDITELLSTEPREGWTVRWSDRASDSSFDALTEALEALNERAARIDHALEDAVGDPRRRVTPRSTAWVWFGRETRFALDEHRRSVTSTMDGHHRIKAGANAASAAVDFTEAVCEPTGSFPFDVTIRQFGPHVGDRIALRHGKPDGRCFDLGPGKVTDHTDETITIERRMSPGGTYDALGIERRAGDTAVTKLTEGRWWYPTVYRSAEDKRRGTYVNVCTPVELFPESARYVDLHVDVVKHADGTVERVDDDELDAACDRGDVPDVLAERARTVATSIQRALSE
- a CDS encoding DUF7532 family protein, coding for MHFDQRTQAALRAVGLSMDEIQEASEHVVTATRETAAEITAFFDTDTVYSEMDRAHSSGGIQEHTVEYVDCYTHAADIRGYLRFENWGVPIEGGRVLDDGSVELTLGPTVHDRVRFVDDSEQL
- a CDS encoding riboflavin synthase produces the protein MFTGIVEETGTVVEVDATDEGRRLRVEGSFAEELTAGQSIAINGCCLTVEDHDADSFELFLSAETIERTYFDQIDRGDRVNLERALAANDRFDGHIVQGHVDATATVTAIESVGDDWTFEFSIPDSLEQYVVEKGSVAIDGISLTVATHESDGEDTDATFTTAIIPTTYELTTLSEKVVGDPVHIEVDVLAKYTERLLAHDNAEPTAGERTEHSPIPH